From the Fusobacterium ulcerans ATCC 49185 genome, the window TAATTAAAGGAGAAAAAAATGAAATTTTCTTATATTGATGAAGGAAAAGGGGAAACTCTTGTATTTATTCATTCTTATCTTTGGGATAAAGAAATGTGGAGGCCTCAGATTGAAGAACTAAAAAAGGATTTCAGATGTATTGCGATTGATCTTCCAAATCATGGAGAATCTAGAAATATCGTTGGAAATTCTTCATTGGATAAAATAGGAAAGGATATTTCTGAATTTTTAAAGGAACTAAAAATTGAAAAATATTCATATATAGGGCTTTCAGTAGGAGGAATGTTAGCACCTTATATTTATAATCTTGATAAAGATAAGATAAATAAAATTATAATTATGGATTCATATGTTGGTGAAGAATCGCTTGAAACAAAAGAAGTATATTTTTCTATGCTGGATGCAATAGAAAAAGCTAAATACATTCCTGATGTACTTATAGAAAAGATTGCTCCTATGTTTTTTAGCCCTTCAATAGATAAATCAGGAGTATTATATAAAACTTTTGTTGAAAAATTAAGGGGAATACAGGAAGAAAAAATTGAGGGAATAGTAAAATTAGGGAGAGTAATTTTTGGAAGAGAAAATGCTTTGAATCTCTTAAGTGAAATAGATAAACCAACATATTTTTTAGTTGGTGAATATGATATTCCAAGACCATACAATGAATCTGTAGAAATGGCAACTTACATAAAAGATTGTAAAGTTATGAAAATAAAAAATGCAGGACATATTTCTAATTTAGAAAATATTGAAGAAACAAATAAAATATTAGCAAACATCTTAAAATAAAAATAATATGTAGATTTAATATAGTACTAAATACTGAAAGAAGTTATTAAAAAAATGTATTAATATGATAAAATAGTAAAAACTAACAACTTATAACTAAGGAGGGTATACAATGAGGGGAAAGAAATTTTTAATGTTAGTTATAGGAATAATTTTTTTTAATATATCTCTTATAGTCTTAGGAAATGAAGAAGAGGAAACTCAGGAAATCAAAAAAGGAATAGAATATTATGAAATGAAAAATTATGATTCAGCAGAAAAGATATGGAAGCCATTAGCAGATAAAGGAAACAAAGTAGCACAATACAATATGGGGCTTTTATATAAAGTTCAGGAAAAATATGATCTTTCAGAAAAGTATTATAAATTATCAGCAGATCAAGGATATCTTGCTTCT encodes:
- a CDS encoding alpha/beta fold hydrolase; the protein is MKFSYIDEGKGETLVFIHSYLWDKEMWRPQIEELKKDFRCIAIDLPNHGESRNIVGNSSLDKIGKDISEFLKELKIEKYSYIGLSVGGMLAPYIYNLDKDKINKIIIMDSYVGEESLETKEVYFSMLDAIEKAKYIPDVLIEKIAPMFFSPSIDKSGVLYKTFVEKLRGIQEEKIEGIVKLGRVIFGRENALNLLSEIDKPTYFLVGEYDIPRPYNESVEMATYIKDCKVMKIKNAGHISNLENIEETNKILANILK